The Algoriphagus halophilus genome window below encodes:
- the rsmG gene encoding 16S rRNA (guanine(527)-N(7))-methyltransferase RsmG, with protein sequence MNPGVELIQAYFPELSEKQVEQFSRLGEIYSDWNSKINVISRKDMDQFYVRHVLHSLGISKVMAFQPGTKVLDIGTGGGFPGIPLAILFPDTHFHLVDSIGKKISVVKDVAKQLKLSNVEAQQTRAEQLVRKYDFVVSRAVTRMINFYPWVKNKIRKEDFNEYPNGILYLKGGDVDEELEELGKSYVVYHLEDYFKEDFFETKKVVYMPWEDKR encoded by the coding sequence ATGAACCCTGGAGTCGAACTTATTCAAGCTTATTTCCCAGAATTATCTGAAAAACAAGTAGAGCAGTTTTCAAGACTTGGCGAAATTTATTCTGACTGGAATTCCAAAATCAATGTGATCAGTCGGAAAGATATGGACCAATTTTATGTTCGCCATGTATTACACTCCTTGGGGATTTCCAAAGTGATGGCATTTCAGCCAGGCACCAAAGTATTGGACATTGGGACAGGAGGAGGATTCCCAGGAATTCCACTAGCCATTTTATTTCCAGACACGCATTTTCATCTGGTAGATTCCATAGGTAAAAAAATCAGCGTGGTAAAAGATGTCGCCAAACAACTGAAGCTTTCCAATGTAGAAGCTCAGCAAACCCGAGCTGAGCAATTGGTTAGGAAATACGATTTTGTGGTCAGTCGTGCAGTTACCCGAATGATCAATTTTTATCCTTGGGTAAAAAATAAAATCCGCAAAGAAGACTTCAATGAATATCCCAACGGCATCCTGTATTTAAAAGGAGGAGATGTGGATGAAGAACTGGAGGAACTTGGAAAATCCTATGTGGTTTATCATTTAGAAGACTATTTCAAGGAAGATTTTTTTGAGACCAAGAAGGTCGTATACATGCCTTGGGAGGACAAAAGGTAA
- the trxA gene encoding thioredoxin, translating into MGKAIEITDANFEEVIKSEQPILVDFWAEWCGPCKMIGPVVEELAGDYEGKAVIGKVDVDSNPSVAQAFGIRSIPTLLFFKGGEIVDKQVGAVPKSVLAQKLDAQL; encoded by the coding sequence ATGGGAAAAGCAATTGAAATCACGGATGCTAATTTCGAAGAAGTAATCAAATCAGAACAACCAATTTTGGTAGACTTCTGGGCAGAGTGGTGTGGACCTTGTAAAATGATTGGTCCTGTGGTAGAAGAATTAGCAGGTGATTATGAAGGAAAAGCAGTGATCGGCAAAGTAGATGTCGACTCAAACCCTTCTGTAGCACAAGCATTCGGAATCAGATCTATACCTACACTATTATTCTTTAAAGGTGGAGAAATTGTAGACAAACAAGTTGGAGCTGTTCCAAAATCTGTATTGGCTCAAAAATTAGATGCTCAGCTTTAA
- a CDS encoding glycosyltransferase: MGLFLLWFFFGAGIFIQVIYLLIIFGRTAFSKPQKANSDPQKEEGVTVLVSAHNEFKNLKTLIPKLFDQDYPTFDVMIVNDRSTDRTKRLLEEMMSIYPRLRSVTIKYTPAHVTAKKFAMTLGIKVSKNDVILLTDADCIPNSDQWIRKMTAPVRQEGKTFALGFSGYEKAKGFLNNWIQYETLLTALYYLSFGLWKAPFMGVGRNLCYRRSFFMEVKAFKGFWHVEGGDDDLFVNQYATGKNTAIVLDPEANTTSKPKVTFKEYMVQKKRHLHAGKYYRSEDKQKIGFFSLSHALFWLSGIGLLIYFGIGQSWEQFLIVFGIILLRSVIVVRVFASASKKIQGTKAPKNSWMHDFLYLGYFWVLGTISHQAKDIQWK, from the coding sequence ATGGGCCTATTTTTACTTTGGTTTTTCTTCGGTGCGGGAATATTTATTCAGGTAATTTACCTGCTAATAATATTTGGGCGCACCGCGTTTTCAAAGCCTCAAAAGGCAAATTCGGACCCTCAAAAGGAAGAAGGGGTTACTGTTCTCGTCTCAGCACACAACGAGTTCAAAAACCTTAAAACCTTGATCCCTAAACTGTTCGATCAAGACTACCCTACATTTGATGTAATGATCGTGAATGATAGGTCTACAGATAGAACGAAGCGACTCTTAGAAGAAATGATGTCAATCTACCCAAGGCTTCGCTCCGTTACTATCAAGTACACCCCTGCCCATGTTACTGCCAAAAAGTTTGCCATGACACTGGGTATTAAAGTTTCTAAAAATGATGTGATACTATTGACAGATGCAGATTGCATCCCAAATTCAGATCAATGGATTCGCAAAATGACTGCTCCTGTCCGTCAGGAAGGAAAAACTTTTGCACTTGGATTTTCTGGGTACGAAAAAGCAAAAGGGTTTCTTAACAATTGGATCCAATATGAAACACTATTAACTGCCCTTTATTACTTATCTTTTGGTCTTTGGAAGGCCCCTTTTATGGGAGTCGGAAGAAACTTATGTTATAGAAGGAGTTTTTTCATGGAGGTAAAAGCATTTAAAGGGTTTTGGCATGTAGAAGGGGGAGATGATGATTTATTTGTCAACCAATATGCTACAGGAAAAAACACAGCGATTGTTTTGGATCCAGAGGCGAATACCACTTCCAAACCAAAAGTCACTTTCAAAGAATATATGGTGCAGAAGAAAAGACACCTTCATGCAGGAAAATATTATCGATCAGAAGACAAACAAAAAATTGGATTCTTCTCTCTTTCTCATGCATTATTCTGGTTAAGTGGTATAGGATTGCTGATTTATTTCGGAATTGGGCAGAGTTGGGAACAATTTTTAATTGTTTTCGGTATTATTCTATTAAGGTCTGTTATAGTTGTCCGTGTTTTTGCGTCAGCTAGTAAAAAGATCCAAGGGACTAAAGCTCCAAAAAATAGCTGGATGCATGATTTCTTGTATTTAGGTTACTTTTGGGTTTTGGGAACTATTTCCCACCAGGCAAAAGACATCCAATGGAAATAA
- a CDS encoding RNA polymerase sigma factor — translation MEINERGFSNKALEDFALIDQAVQGKDQQAYASLMKRYKKAVYFMILKMIRNADDAEDLTMEAFAKAFKNLDRFKKDYTFSTWLFRIATNNTIDFIRKKKLKTMSLNNTLTDDGGNSVNIDVEDDDNNPQDEFIKSQRIEMVRIFVDKLPAKYRKLVQLRYFDELSYEEIAQELEKPLGTVKAQLHRSRELLYEIASGKEKHI, via the coding sequence ATGGAAATAAACGAACGAGGTTTTTCAAATAAAGCACTAGAGGATTTTGCTTTGATCGATCAAGCGGTCCAAGGCAAAGATCAACAAGCCTATGCGAGTTTGATGAAAAGGTATAAAAAAGCCGTTTATTTCATGATCCTGAAAATGATCCGAAACGCAGATGATGCAGAGGATTTGACCATGGAGGCTTTTGCCAAAGCATTCAAAAATCTGGATCGTTTCAAAAAGGATTACACGTTTAGTACTTGGCTTTTTAGAATCGCGACTAACAATACCATTGATTTTATCCGAAAGAAAAAACTCAAAACCATGAGTTTAAACAACACTTTAACGGATGATGGAGGTAATTCAGTAAATATCGACGTTGAGGATGATGACAATAATCCACAAGATGAATTCATCAAATCCCAGCGAATCGAAATGGTAAGAATATTTGTTGATAAACTTCCTGCAAAATATCGTAAGCTGGTTCAGCTCCGTTATTTTGATGAATTATCGTACGAAGAAATTGCCCAAGAATTGGAAAAACCACTTGGTACTGTCAAGGCACAATTACACCGTTCCAGAGAGCTGCTATATGAAATAGCATCTGGCAAAGAAAAACATATTTAA
- the tgt gene encoding tRNA guanosine(34) transglycosylase Tgt, which translates to MKFTLSHQDSKSKARAGLVKTDHGEIETPIFMPVGTAGSVKAVHQRELLYDVKAEIILGNTYHLYLRPGLGILEKAGGLHKFNGWSKPILTDSGGYQVFSLSGTRKIKEDGVMFKSHIDGSKHHFTPENVMDIQRTIGADIIMAFDECTPYPCEYGYARNSMEMTHRWLKRCIERFDATEGKYGYSQTLFPIVQGSVYKDLRQKSAEFIANTHQEGNAIGGLSVGEPAEMMYEMTELVTDILPTDKPRYLMGVGTPANILECIALGVDMFDCVMPTRNARNGMLFTSEGIINIRNEKWKDDFSPIDSAIGGHVSTFYSKAYLRHLVISKEILAAQIASIHNLSFYLWLVKQAREHILAGDFAVWKDQMVKKVSTRL; encoded by the coding sequence ATGAAGTTTACCTTATCTCATCAAGATTCTAAAAGTAAAGCCAGAGCCGGGTTAGTTAAAACTGACCATGGTGAAATAGAAACTCCTATTTTCATGCCTGTGGGGACCGCTGGTTCCGTAAAAGCAGTGCATCAGCGCGAATTGTTGTATGATGTCAAAGCAGAGATCATTTTAGGGAATACCTATCATTTATATCTCCGGCCAGGATTGGGTATTCTGGAAAAAGCAGGTGGTCTCCATAAATTTAATGGTTGGTCAAAGCCAATATTGACAGATAGTGGAGGGTATCAGGTTTTTTCTCTTTCAGGAACAAGGAAGATTAAGGAGGATGGGGTGATGTTCAAATCCCATATTGATGGTTCCAAACATCATTTTACTCCAGAAAATGTGATGGATATCCAGCGTACTATTGGGGCTGATATCATAATGGCTTTTGATGAATGTACTCCTTATCCTTGTGAATATGGATATGCAAGGAATTCCATGGAAATGACCCATCGGTGGCTGAAGCGTTGTATTGAAAGATTTGACGCTACAGAAGGAAAGTATGGGTATAGTCAAACGCTATTTCCAATTGTTCAGGGTTCTGTGTATAAAGATCTAAGACAAAAGAGTGCTGAGTTTATCGCCAATACTCATCAAGAAGGGAATGCCATTGGAGGGCTTTCCGTAGGTGAACCTGCCGAAATGATGTATGAAATGACGGAGTTGGTGACGGATATTTTACCTACTGATAAACCTAGGTATTTAATGGGAGTGGGCACTCCAGCTAATATTTTGGAGTGTATTGCTTTGGGAGTAGATATGTTTGATTGTGTCATGCCTACCAGAAATGCCCGAAATGGAATGCTGTTTACTTCTGAAGGGATCATTAATATCAGAAATGAGAAATGGAAAGATGATTTTTCCCCTATAGATTCAGCAATTGGAGGGCATGTCAGTACATTTTATTCTAAAGCCTATTTAAGACATTTAGTAATTAGTAAAGAGATTTTGGCCGCACAGATTGCCAGTATCCATAACTTGAGCTTTTACCTATGGTTGGTGAAACAAGCGAGGGAACATATCCTTGCAGGAGACTTTGCCGTTTGGAAAGATCAAATGGTGAAAAAAGTTAGTACCAGATTGTAA
- the dnaE gene encoding DNA polymerase III subunit alpha, with protein sequence MYLIFDTETTGLPRDYNAPMSDVDNWPRLVQLAWQLHDATGKLISNHNYIIKPEGFTIPYNAEKVHGISTKRALAEGHDLKQILGIFEGDVRQAQYLVGHNVEFDINVVGSEFLRAEAPMPLTTTQLDTKDISTEFCAIPGGRGGKYKWPTLTELHQKLFGEGFGDAHDAAYDVDATARCFFGLITQGVQPPEAGLTLEQVIYEAPKLAEANFAQAKDDQKAAAKDILKQAGKADISDLTDVPFTHLHVHSQYSVLQATSEIPALVSRAKELGMSAIALTDHGNMMGAFHFVKEAMAKEIKPILGCEFNLCRDRKNKSNKDDGFQTVLIAKNKAGYHNLAKLASYANIEGFYYVPRIDREVLVEYKENLIATTGGLWGEIPFLILNVGETQAEEAFLWWKEQFGENFYVELNRHGVPEEEKVNEVLLGFAKKHDVKYFAANNTYYNQKVDAKAHDVLLCVKDGELVEKPKKYIGKRGREFRYGFPNDEFYIKSPDEMKKLFADLPEAIECTQEIVDKIEAYKLAREVLLPKFDIPEQFKHPEDEVDGGKRGENAFLRHLTYEGARKRYKEITPEIEERLDFELATIEKTGYPGYFLIVQDFTGEARKMGVSVGPGRGSAAGSAVAYCIGITNVDPIEYDLLFERFLNPDRVSLPDIDIDFDDEGRQRVIDYVIKKYGSNQVAQIITYGTMAAKSAIRDTARVLNLPLAEAGKLANLVPDIKLKALFGMAGNRAALSDKLKGQGELIAKAEELIRISKGQDDLSKTINQATMLEGSVRNLGIHACGVIITPDDITNFVPVALAKDSDMVCTQFDNSVVESAGLLKMDFLGLKTLTLIKTAIRIVKERHGIELDADNFPIDDEKTYELFQRGETVGIFQYESAGMQKYMRELKPTVFADLIAMNALYRPGPLAYIPSFIKRKHGLEPIEYDLEDMKEYLEETYGITVYQEQVMLLSQKLAGFTKGEADVLRKAMGKKQKDVLDKMKPKFIEQASAKGHDAKKLAKIWTDWEAFASYAFNKSHSTCYAWIAYQTAYLKAHYPAEYLASVLSNNMNDITQVTFFMEECKRANIPVLGPDVNESKNGFTVNAAGEIRFGMAAIKGAGSAAVDEIIKEREANGPFKNIFDFAKRVNSKALNKKTMEALAMAGGFDCFKEHHRRQYLEAADGDLTLIEKATKYAQKVQQEEESAQVSLFGGSGGSMDIPLPSVAPMEPFSQLQQLNIEKEVVGLYISGHPLDQYRLEIESFTNANLPELNDLESLKNKKELKIAGSVSSFAHRTTKNGKPFGTLTLEDYHGGFTFFLFGEDYVKFKEYFMTGWFLFLTGQVVGKKWAENELEFKITNIMLLSEVRGKMVKGLRVNIDLDDLTYDLMEKLQSITEKYKGDAKLYFDVVDRKENISLELFSKKFSIDPSAEMINELKEIPEVVYKVI encoded by the coding sequence ATGTATTTAATTTTTGATACCGAAACCACAGGTTTACCTCGCGATTACAATGCCCCTATGTCCGATGTGGACAACTGGCCCCGACTGGTTCAGTTAGCTTGGCAGCTGCATGACGCGACGGGAAAACTGATTTCCAATCATAATTATATTATCAAGCCGGAGGGATTTACCATTCCTTATAATGCCGAGAAGGTACACGGCATCTCTACCAAAAGAGCGTTGGCGGAGGGACATGACCTCAAGCAAATCCTCGGAATATTCGAAGGAGATGTTAGGCAGGCACAATATTTAGTCGGGCACAATGTTGAATTTGATATCAACGTCGTTGGTTCTGAATTTCTTCGTGCCGAGGCTCCGATGCCTTTGACCACGACCCAACTCGACACCAAAGATATATCTACGGAATTTTGTGCAATCCCAGGAGGTAGAGGTGGAAAATACAAATGGCCTACACTTACCGAACTGCATCAAAAACTTTTTGGGGAAGGCTTTGGAGATGCCCACGATGCTGCATATGATGTGGATGCTACAGCCCGTTGTTTCTTTGGGTTGATCACTCAGGGTGTCCAACCACCAGAAGCTGGACTGACACTTGAGCAAGTAATCTATGAGGCTCCCAAACTTGCAGAGGCAAATTTTGCCCAAGCAAAAGATGATCAAAAGGCCGCTGCCAAAGATATTCTAAAACAAGCAGGTAAAGCGGATATTTCAGACTTAACCGATGTCCCTTTTACTCACCTACATGTACATAGCCAATATTCCGTTTTACAGGCAACTTCTGAAATCCCCGCATTGGTCAGTAGAGCAAAAGAGCTGGGAATGAGTGCCATTGCCTTAACTGATCATGGCAATATGATGGGGGCTTTCCATTTCGTTAAGGAGGCCATGGCCAAGGAAATCAAACCTATTCTAGGCTGTGAATTCAATCTATGCAGGGACAGGAAGAACAAGTCCAATAAAGACGATGGTTTCCAGACAGTATTGATAGCCAAAAATAAGGCAGGCTATCATAACCTCGCAAAACTGGCATCCTACGCCAACATTGAAGGTTTTTACTACGTCCCAAGAATTGATCGGGAAGTATTGGTGGAATACAAAGAAAACTTAATCGCCACCACCGGTGGACTTTGGGGAGAAATCCCTTTCCTAATTTTGAATGTCGGAGAAACCCAGGCAGAAGAAGCATTCCTATGGTGGAAAGAACAATTTGGTGAAAACTTTTATGTAGAACTCAACCGACATGGGGTTCCAGAAGAAGAAAAAGTAAATGAAGTGTTGTTGGGTTTCGCCAAAAAGCATGATGTAAAATATTTTGCTGCCAACAACACTTATTATAATCAAAAGGTCGATGCCAAAGCCCATGATGTGTTATTGTGTGTAAAAGACGGGGAATTGGTAGAAAAACCGAAAAAATACATCGGGAAGCGGGGAAGAGAATTTAGGTATGGTTTTCCAAACGACGAATTCTATATCAAAAGTCCCGATGAAATGAAGAAGCTTTTCGCCGATTTACCAGAAGCAATTGAATGCACTCAGGAAATCGTCGACAAGATTGAAGCTTATAAACTTGCAAGAGAAGTATTGCTTCCAAAGTTTGATATTCCAGAGCAATTCAAGCATCCAGAAGATGAAGTAGACGGAGGAAAAAGAGGTGAAAATGCATTTTTAAGACACCTCACCTACGAAGGTGCACGGAAAAGGTACAAGGAGATCACTCCTGAAATTGAAGAAAGGCTGGATTTCGAATTGGCCACCATTGAAAAAACAGGGTATCCTGGCTACTTCTTAATTGTCCAAGACTTTACAGGTGAGGCTAGAAAAATGGGGGTTTCGGTCGGCCCAGGAAGGGGATCAGCTGCAGGATCAGCTGTAGCTTACTGTATTGGAATCACCAATGTGGACCCTATCGAGTATGATCTCCTTTTTGAGAGATTCCTAAATCCTGACAGGGTTTCCCTTCCCGATATTGATATTGACTTTGACGATGAAGGAAGGCAACGGGTAATTGATTACGTGATCAAAAAATACGGTTCTAACCAAGTAGCCCAAATTATCACCTACGGTACCATGGCTGCAAAATCAGCTATACGGGATACTGCTAGGGTTTTAAATTTACCATTGGCGGAAGCCGGAAAATTGGCCAATCTAGTCCCTGACATCAAACTGAAGGCATTGTTTGGGATGGCTGGAAATAGAGCCGCTTTATCCGATAAATTAAAAGGACAAGGTGAGTTGATCGCTAAGGCAGAGGAATTGATCCGGATTTCCAAAGGGCAGGATGATTTATCCAAAACCATCAATCAAGCAACCATGTTGGAAGGCTCTGTTCGAAACCTTGGAATTCATGCCTGTGGAGTGATCATTACTCCTGACGATATTACCAACTTCGTACCTGTGGCTTTGGCGAAGGATTCAGACATGGTCTGTACCCAGTTTGACAACTCAGTGGTAGAGTCTGCAGGGCTTTTGAAGATGGACTTCTTGGGTCTTAAAACCCTTACCTTAATCAAGACCGCTATTCGAATTGTCAAAGAAAGGCATGGGATAGAATTGGATGCCGATAATTTCCCTATCGATGATGAAAAAACCTATGAGCTTTTCCAAAGAGGTGAGACCGTAGGGATATTCCAATATGAATCTGCTGGGATGCAGAAATACATGCGAGAACTGAAACCAACTGTTTTTGCTGACTTAATTGCCATGAACGCCCTGTATAGACCAGGACCTTTGGCTTACATCCCTTCCTTCATTAAGAGAAAACATGGCCTAGAACCAATCGAATACGATTTGGAGGACATGAAGGAATACCTGGAAGAAACCTATGGTATTACGGTTTACCAAGAGCAGGTGATGTTGTTGTCCCAAAAACTAGCGGGATTCACCAAAGGTGAGGCTGACGTTCTCCGTAAAGCGATGGGTAAGAAGCAAAAGGATGTCTTGGATAAAATGAAACCTAAATTCATTGAACAGGCATCTGCCAAAGGTCATGACGCAAAAAAACTAGCTAAAATATGGACTGACTGGGAGGCCTTTGCATCTTATGCATTCAACAAATCTCACTCCACCTGCTATGCTTGGATTGCTTATCAGACTGCTTATTTAAAAGCACATTATCCTGCGGAATACCTAGCTTCGGTATTGAGTAATAACATGAATGACATTACTCAGGTCACTTTCTTTATGGAAGAATGTAAACGCGCAAACATTCCTGTACTTGGCCCTGATGTCAATGAATCGAAAAATGGATTTACGGTAAATGCAGCTGGAGAAATCCGATTTGGAATGGCAGCAATTAAAGGAGCTGGCTCTGCTGCGGTAGATGAAATTATCAAAGAAAGAGAGGCCAACGGACCATTTAAAAACATCTTTGATTTTGCGAAGCGGGTCAACTCCAAAGCTCTAAACAAGAAAACCATGGAAGCTTTAGCCATGGCAGGTGGCTTTGATTGCTTTAAAGAGCATCATAGAAGACAATACCTAGAAGCGGCAGATGGTGATTTAACCCTGATTGAAAAGGCTACAAAATATGCCCAAAAGGTGCAGCAGGAAGAAGAAAGTGCCCAAGTAAGTTTATTTGGTGGAAGTGGTGGCAGCATGGATATTCCTTTGCCATCAGTGGCACCCATGGAGCCTTTTTCCCAGTTACAACAATTAAACATAGAGAAAGAGGTGGTAGGCCTTTATATCTCCGGGCATCCCCTTGATCAATACCGACTGGAAATAGAATCCTTTACCAATGCCAACCTTCCAGAATTAAATGATCTGGAAAGTCTCAAAAACAAAAAAGAACTAAAGATTGCTGGATCAGTCAGCAGTTTTGCACATAGAACCACTAAAAATGGAAAGCCTTTTGGCACTTTAACGTTAGAAGATTACCATGGAGGGTTCACTTTCTTCTTATTTGGAGAGGATTATGTGAAGTTTAAAGAGTACTTCATGACGGGATGGTTTCTATTCCTAACCGGGCAAGTGGTCGGTAAAAAGTGGGCAGAAAACGAGCTGGAGTTTAAAATCACCAATATCATGTTATTGAGTGAAGTTCGAGGTAAAATGGTCAAAGGATTACGTGTGAATATTGACTTGGATGATTTGACTTATGATTTAATGGAAAAACTGCAGTCCATTACCGAGAAATACAAGGGGGATGCGAAGCTGTATTTTGATGTGGTAGATAGAAAAGAGAATATTTCATTGGAGCTTTTCTCTAAAAAATTCTCCATTGATCCTAGCGCTGAGATGATTAATGAGTTGAAAGAAATTCCAGAAGTCGTCTATAAAGTAATCTAA
- a CDS encoding DUF502 domain-containing protein, producing the protein MAFTYKRILSYFLRGLLFVTPVVVTLYIIIQTILFLDNLIPVPIPGIGILMVLALITFVGYLASLFFAKPLFDWLEKGLVRIPLVNLIYTSIKDLMGAFVGEKKKFSSPVKVQISDTLIRLGFITQDDMSMVGEVDMVAVYFPHSYNVSGNVFLVPKDKVTPLLGVKSSDVMKFMVSGGVSPLGSL; encoded by the coding sequence ATGGCATTTACTTACAAGCGCATTCTATCGTATTTCTTAAGAGGCTTGTTATTTGTTACCCCAGTTGTAGTAACACTTTACATTATCATTCAAACCATCTTATTTTTAGATAATCTGATTCCTGTGCCAATCCCTGGGATTGGAATATTGATGGTGTTGGCGCTAATCACCTTTGTTGGATATTTGGCAAGTTTATTCTTTGCCAAGCCCTTATTTGATTGGCTAGAAAAAGGACTGGTAAGAATTCCATTGGTAAACCTGATTTACACCAGCATTAAGGATTTGATGGGGGCATTTGTGGGGGAAAAAAAGAAGTTCTCATCTCCCGTAAAAGTTCAGATTTCTGACACCTTAATTCGCTTAGGCTTCATTACCCAAGATGACATGTCAATGGTAGGGGAAGTAGATATGGTTGCTGTTTATTTTCCTCATAGCTACAATGTGTCTGGAAACGTGTTTTTGGTACCAAAAGATAAAGTGACTCCACTTTTAGGAGTGAAAAGTTCAGATGTGATGAAGTTCATGGTTTCTGGAGGAGTTTCGCCTTTAGGAAGTCTTTAA
- the mnmH gene encoding tRNA 2-selenouridine(34) synthase MnmH, translating to MNEHLISLDELWELRGQIPIVDARSENEFQQSHIPGSINLPILTNEERIRVGTLYKKEGSLKATIEGFKLVGPRFYRIQNTAVENFPEKKVLIYCWRGGMRSQILSWLLSMIGFQVYRLVGGYKAYRTFTFQLVRRDWNLLVLGGKTGVGKTRLLNVLTSYGEQILDLEAIANHRGSAFGGIGQKPQPSVEQFENLMAEELRQKDPNQVIWLENESQRIGKIIINDKFFECMESAPLIDIKKSEEERIGLIKEIYSTLPKEELIAAVTRLKKKLGGLRTTQAIEDIINDQHESWISNMLIYYDKSYQFDLDKHNPKTIQTLDLTGLDIEKSCQLLINIKNLLNGKQINPAH from the coding sequence ATGAATGAACATTTAATTTCTTTAGACGAATTATGGGAGCTGAGAGGGCAAATTCCCATCGTGGATGCACGAAGCGAAAATGAATTTCAGCAAAGCCACATCCCTGGTTCTATCAATTTGCCCATACTTACCAATGAGGAAAGAATCAGAGTAGGTACTCTTTATAAAAAGGAAGGCTCTTTAAAGGCAACCATTGAAGGATTTAAATTAGTTGGGCCAAGATTCTACAGAATCCAGAATACCGCCGTTGAAAATTTCCCTGAAAAAAAAGTACTAATATATTGCTGGAGAGGTGGAATGAGAAGCCAAATCTTATCGTGGCTACTCAGTATGATCGGCTTTCAAGTATACCGATTAGTAGGAGGATATAAAGCCTATAGAACCTTTACATTTCAATTGGTAAGAAGAGATTGGAACCTCCTTGTTTTAGGCGGAAAAACAGGAGTGGGGAAAACCCGTCTTTTAAATGTCTTGACTTCCTATGGTGAACAAATTTTGGATTTGGAAGCCATCGCAAATCACCGAGGTTCGGCTTTTGGAGGCATCGGGCAAAAGCCTCAACCCAGCGTAGAGCAATTTGAAAACTTGATGGCAGAAGAATTACGCCAAAAAGATCCCAATCAGGTCATTTGGTTAGAGAATGAGAGCCAACGCATTGGAAAAATTATCATTAATGATAAATTTTTTGAATGCATGGAAAGCGCCCCTTTGATCGATATTAAAAAATCCGAAGAAGAACGAATTGGCTTAATAAAGGAAATCTATTCTACCCTTCCAAAAGAAGAGTTAATTGCCGCTGTTACCAGGTTAAAAAAGAAACTAGGAGGGTTGAGGACTACTCAGGCAATTGAAGACATTATCAATGATCAACATGAATCCTGGATTTCCAATATGCTGATCTATTATGACAAATCTTATCAGTTTGATTTGGATAAACACAATCCAAAAACAATTCAAACTTTGGATTTGACAGGATTGGATATTGAGAAATCCTGCCAACTATTAATAAATATAAAAAACCTACTGAATGGAAAACAAATCAATCCGGCTCACTGA
- the selD gene encoding selenide, water dikinase SelD yields MENKSIRLTEWSEGSGCGCKIAPAILDQILSSSQSFSQSDPKLLVGNSGKDDAAVYQVSDDLALINTVDFFTPIVDDPFDFGRIAAANAISDVYAMGGKPIFANAILSWPVEKLAPELAAKVMEGAKSICKTAGIELAGGHSIAAKDPIFGLSVNGTINPRKIKTNQGAQSGDLLYLTKPLGIGVLATALKREKIQEEDYQLLIDTACRLNSIGEIIGNHEEVHAMTDVTGFGILGHLIEMCEAANLSAEIELHKLPMIKGVQEYIKQFIFPDNTYRNWNAYSSKTTGVVGMDLVQLCDPQTSGGLLLAVDPENQTWFEDAMKQQNQVIWEIGRFKVRSEATVEVK; encoded by the coding sequence ATGGAAAACAAATCAATCCGGCTCACTGAATGGAGTGAAGGTTCAGGTTGCGGATGCAAAATTGCACCAGCTATTTTGGATCAAATTCTTTCTTCAAGCCAATCATTTTCTCAAAGCGACCCAAAACTTTTAGTAGGTAATTCGGGCAAGGATGATGCTGCTGTTTACCAAGTTTCTGATGATTTGGCATTGATCAACACTGTCGATTTTTTTACCCCCATAGTAGATGATCCCTTTGACTTTGGAAGAATCGCTGCCGCCAATGCGATTTCTGATGTATATGCCATGGGAGGCAAACCCATTTTTGCCAATGCGATTTTAAGCTGGCCAGTAGAAAAATTAGCTCCAGAACTCGCAGCAAAAGTAATGGAGGGAGCCAAAAGCATTTGTAAAACTGCTGGAATTGAATTAGCAGGTGGTCATTCTATCGCAGCAAAAGACCCCATTTTCGGGCTCTCTGTCAATGGAACAATTAACCCTAGAAAAATTAAAACAAATCAAGGGGCTCAATCAGGAGACCTACTTTATTTGACCAAACCACTAGGAATTGGAGTTTTGGCAACAGCGCTCAAACGTGAAAAAATACAAGAAGAAGACTATCAGCTTCTAATAGATACGGCATGTCGTTTGAATTCAATAGGTGAAATCATTGGGAATCATGAGGAGGTCCATGCCATGACTGATGTCACAGGTTTTGGTATACTTGGACATTTAATAGAAATGTGTGAGGCGGCAAATCTTAGTGCTGAAATTGAGCTTCACAAACTGCCGATGATCAAAGGGGTCCAAGAATATATCAAGCAATTCATTTTTCCTGACAATACCTACAGAAACTGGAATGCCTATAGTTCTAAAACTACAGGAGTGGTAGGAATGGATCTTGTCCAATTGTGCGATCCTCAAACTAGTGGAGGTCTTTTATTAGCTGTAGACCCAGAAAATCAAACTTGGTTTGAGGATGCTATGAAGCAGCAAAATCAAGTAATATGGGAGATCGGGAGATTTAAAGTTAGATCAGAAGCTACTGTAGAAGTGAAATAA